In Arthrobacter citreus, a genomic segment contains:
- a CDS encoding phosphatase PAP2 family protein, with protein MNTRNLLNRRAPSQRRPAHNAAVFLFGAMLCAAAVAVTYWAFVRTTTGQLADESAWREAEVAMPASPLPVLEFLDNLPLLSVFIAGAVVLVVTVRRRRLAPAVIALSTFAAANISSQLLKRLFFDRPDRGVITLDFNSLPSGHTTLAASAAAVVFLLASPRWRPVVAAAGGSYAVLAGAATFINLWHRPADVVASFLVVGTWTLIGGLVMMRTTPDWNYWPPGGRRRGGSPVFTALCAIPGLLALALAVGAYLYATSGATVLGSSESMLLYFWSGLSLIVGVGYVLSALACWLFSMQAGDPAH; from the coding sequence ATGAATACCCGCAATCTCCTGAACAGGCGTGCTCCATCCCAGCGCCGCCCCGCCCACAACGCTGCTGTTTTCCTCTTCGGGGCCATGCTCTGCGCGGCCGCGGTGGCGGTGACCTACTGGGCATTTGTCCGTACCACCACTGGCCAGCTTGCGGATGAATCAGCCTGGCGCGAAGCCGAAGTGGCGATGCCCGCTTCCCCGCTGCCGGTCCTGGAGTTCTTGGATAATCTGCCGCTGCTGTCGGTTTTTATCGCCGGCGCTGTGGTCCTTGTGGTGACGGTGCGACGACGGCGGCTGGCCCCGGCGGTGATTGCGCTGAGCACCTTTGCAGCAGCGAATATCAGCAGCCAGCTGCTCAAGCGGCTCTTTTTTGACCGGCCCGACCGCGGGGTCATCACGCTCGACTTCAATTCCCTGCCCTCCGGCCACACCACGCTGGCGGCGTCCGCTGCCGCGGTGGTCTTCCTGCTGGCGTCCCCGCGCTGGCGTCCGGTTGTTGCGGCGGCGGGCGGCAGCTACGCCGTGCTCGCGGGAGCGGCCACGTTCATTAACCTCTGGCACCGCCCGGCCGACGTCGTCGCCTCCTTCCTGGTGGTGGGCACCTGGACGCTGATCGGCGGACTGGTGATGATGCGGACAACACCGGACTGGAATTACTGGCCTCCCGGCGGCCGGCGCCGCGGAGGATCACCGGTGTTTACGGCACTGTGCGCCATTCCGGGCCTGCTCGCCCTGGCGCTGGCGGTGGGCGCCTATCTGTATGCCACCAGCGGGGCCACGGTGCTGGGCAGCAGCGAGTCCATGCTGCTGTACTTCTGGTCCGGCCTGAGCCTGATTGTCGGAGTGGGGTACGTGCTCAGCGCGCTGGCCTGCTGGCTGTTCTCTATGCAGGCGGGAGATCCGGCCCACTGA
- a CDS encoding sulfite exporter TauE/SafE family protein: MTVTLVATLLLSVLIGLSLGLLGGGGSILTVPILTYVAGMNPKEAIAASLFVVGVTSAVSAVTHARKGRVKWRTGLIFGAAGMAGAFGGGLVGGHIPGTILMIAFALMMVATSMAMIRGRRDVSAATHNNDLPVGKVIVEGLVVGLVTGLVGAGGGFLVVPALALLGGLSMPVAVGTSLVVIAMKSFAGLGGYLTSVSLDWALVGGVTAAAVAGSFLGARLAGRIPEAALRKGFGVFVLLMGVFVLVQELPSPGNAVVGITAAVIAAAAVLCWFFVPACPLRKALDSAPISQPAPEPTEERTSS; the protein is encoded by the coding sequence ATGACCGTCACCCTCGTTGCGACCCTCCTGCTATCGGTGCTGATCGGCCTCTCGCTCGGCCTGCTCGGCGGCGGCGGGTCCATTCTCACCGTTCCGATCCTGACCTATGTTGCGGGCATGAACCCCAAGGAGGCCATCGCCGCGTCGCTCTTCGTCGTCGGCGTGACCTCCGCCGTCAGCGCTGTCACCCACGCCCGCAAGGGGCGCGTGAAGTGGCGCACCGGACTGATCTTCGGTGCCGCCGGCATGGCCGGGGCCTTCGGCGGCGGGCTCGTGGGAGGGCACATTCCCGGAACCATCCTGATGATCGCCTTCGCCCTCATGATGGTCGCCACCTCCATGGCGATGATCCGGGGCCGCAGGGACGTCTCTGCGGCGACCCACAACAATGATCTGCCGGTGGGCAAGGTCATCGTTGAAGGCCTCGTCGTCGGCCTGGTCACCGGGCTGGTCGGCGCCGGCGGCGGGTTCCTCGTGGTCCCCGCGCTGGCGCTGCTCGGCGGGCTGTCCATGCCCGTGGCAGTGGGCACCTCGCTGGTTGTCATCGCCATGAAGTCCTTCGCCGGGCTCGGCGGATACCTCACCAGCGTCAGTCTCGACTGGGCGCTGGTCGGCGGAGTCACCGCAGCGGCCGTAGCCGGCTCCTTCCTCGGGGCCCGGTTGGCCGGGCGGATTCCGGAAGCCGCACTGCGGAAGGGCTTTGGCGTTTTCGTGCTGCTCATGGGCGTTTTCGTCCTGGTGCAGGAACTGCCCTCCCCCGGCAACGCCGTGGTCGGGATAACCGCCGCAGTGATCGCCGCCGCCGCAGTGCTGTGCTGGTTCTTCGTCCCGGCCTGCCCGCTGCGCAAGGCTCTGGACTCCGCACCGATTTCCCAGCCAGCCCCCGAACCCACCGAAGAACGCACTTCTTCCTAG
- a CDS encoding MFS transporter translates to MPADSFSLKTIAIPAFGPTLLYGVATGAILPVIALTARDLGATVALAALVITLTGIGSLLTNVPATVLTTRFGEKWALVIASLWCAAAMVTAALAPVLWLFAVAVFMVGMAGSVFGLARQSYLTEAVPVYFRARALSTLGGVNRIGVFAGPFAAAGAIHFTGTPGAYWVGATAALLAGVISLKVPELRLPGDRMSRSGRANRKTGGTGSGGTGRGSGTGPGLPVAPAPTVRSVLRSHGRVFRTLGLGILLIAAVRASRQAVIPLWAQHIGLDPTQTALIYGLSGAIDMLIFYPAGKVMDLKGRRWVAVPCMLTMAAGLALMPLTSNGTGLLLVSLVLGFGNGIGSGIVMTLGADFSPSPGRPQFLGIWRLLADTGTMAGPALLSAVTALASLSAGIAATAGLGLLGAAALWWWVPKGRPGYGQPAENSAGKPGKPGKPAGPVSGPDLPPA, encoded by the coding sequence GTGCCTGCCGACTCCTTCAGCCTCAAGACCATAGCCATTCCGGCGTTTGGGCCCACCCTGCTCTACGGCGTGGCGACCGGCGCCATCCTGCCGGTCATCGCACTCACCGCACGGGACCTTGGCGCCACCGTGGCGCTCGCGGCCCTGGTGATTACCCTGACCGGGATCGGGTCCCTGCTGACCAACGTTCCCGCAACCGTGCTCACCACCCGCTTCGGCGAAAAGTGGGCGCTGGTCATCGCATCCCTGTGGTGTGCCGCCGCGATGGTCACCGCTGCCCTGGCACCGGTGCTGTGGCTCTTCGCCGTCGCCGTGTTCATGGTGGGCATGGCCGGGTCGGTGTTCGGACTGGCGCGGCAGAGCTACCTCACCGAAGCCGTGCCGGTGTATTTCCGGGCGCGGGCCTTGTCCACGCTCGGCGGGGTGAACCGGATCGGTGTGTTCGCCGGTCCTTTCGCGGCCGCCGGCGCCATCCACTTCACGGGTACCCCGGGCGCCTACTGGGTGGGGGCCACGGCAGCCCTGCTGGCGGGCGTCATCAGCCTGAAGGTTCCCGAGCTCCGCCTCCCCGGGGACAGGATGAGCCGCTCCGGCAGGGCGAACCGAAAAACCGGGGGTACGGGATCCGGCGGCACGGGCAGGGGCAGCGGCACCGGTCCGGGACTGCCGGTAGCTCCGGCGCCCACGGTGCGGTCGGTCCTGCGCAGCCACGGCCGGGTGTTCCGGACCCTGGGCCTGGGAATCCTGCTGATCGCCGCGGTAAGGGCGTCCCGGCAGGCGGTCATTCCGCTGTGGGCCCAGCACATTGGCCTGGACCCCACCCAAACCGCGCTCATCTACGGGCTGTCCGGCGCCATCGACATGCTGATCTTCTATCCGGCGGGCAAGGTCATGGACCTGAAAGGCCGGCGCTGGGTGGCGGTGCCGTGCATGCTCACCATGGCCGCGGGCCTGGCGCTGATGCCGCTGACCAGCAACGGAACCGGGCTGCTGCTGGTCTCCCTGGTGCTGGGGTTCGGCAACGGCATCGGATCGGGCATTGTCATGACCCTGGGCGCTGATTTCTCGCCCTCCCCGGGCCGGCCGCAGTTCCTGGGCATCTGGCGGCTGCTCGCCGACACCGGCACCATGGCCGGCCCGGCGCTGCTCTCGGCGGTGACCGCACTCGCGTCCCTCTCAGCCGGCATCGCGGCAACCGCCGGGCTGGGACTGCTGGGGGCCGCGGCTCTGTGGTGGTGGGTGCCCAAGGGGCGCCCCGGCTACGGACAGCCGGCCGAAAACTCTGCGGGGAAACCGGGGAAACCGGGGAAACCGGCGGGACCGGTCAGTGGGCCGGATCTCCCGCCTGCATAG
- a CDS encoding class I SAM-dependent methyltransferase, producing the protein MEPGNYYATPELAAAYDADSAGRRDLDFHLELAAGLNAVRVADIGAGTGLLCSMLAGAGHEVAGVEPQRTMLDIAQRQEHAAAVLWLHGTAERLPAGWADLVVMTGHVAQYFLDDAAWAEAAAHAKRALRPGGRLTFEVRNPSVEAWRTWPTAGRSWPARSMDRGAGPGTGNAPGRGIVSTEVRREGDLITHLDTWTMDHSSWTTTETLRFPSKEAVLAGLESAGSTVDRIWGDWDRSPVTPQSPEWIFLTHPV; encoded by the coding sequence GTGGAACCGGGGAACTACTACGCCACTCCCGAACTCGCAGCCGCGTATGACGCAGACAGTGCGGGCCGCCGGGACCTGGACTTCCATCTGGAGCTGGCTGCCGGGTTGAACGCCGTCCGGGTTGCCGACATCGGCGCCGGAACCGGTCTGCTGTGCAGCATGCTGGCCGGAGCGGGGCACGAGGTGGCCGGTGTTGAACCGCAGCGCACCATGCTGGATATCGCCCAACGGCAGGAACACGCCGCCGCCGTTTTGTGGCTGCACGGAACGGCCGAAAGACTGCCGGCCGGATGGGCCGACCTGGTGGTGATGACGGGGCACGTCGCCCAGTACTTCCTGGATGATGCAGCGTGGGCTGAAGCGGCTGCCCACGCCAAGCGGGCCCTGAGGCCGGGCGGTCGGCTGACCTTTGAAGTGCGCAATCCCTCGGTGGAAGCCTGGCGGACCTGGCCGACGGCGGGACGGAGCTGGCCGGCCCGGAGCATGGATCGGGGTGCCGGGCCGGGGACAGGGAATGCCCCAGGGCGGGGGATAGTCAGCACGGAAGTCCGCCGCGAAGGTGACCTGATAACCCACCTTGACACTTGGACCATGGACCACAGCTCTTGGACCACAACGGAAACCCTGAGATTCCCCTCAAAGGAAGCCGTGCTGGCGGGTCTGGAATCGGCGGGGTCGACGGTGGACCGCATCTGGGGGGATTGGGACCGCAGCCCGGTAACACCTCAGTCACCGGAATGGATCTTCCTCACCCACCCGGTTTAG
- a CDS encoding rhodanese-like domain-containing protein has protein sequence MSNTPQTVISEDLKNWISSGKEVVVLDVRSAAEFETLHIKGSYNVPLPLLAEHTDELAAKLDTKVVLVCQSGVRASEARKNLAGVGFNDTHVLVGGVPAYSQAGGETVAGAKTWDLERQVRMAAGSLVIAGLAGGKFLSPRLRTVAGFIGAGLTFSAATNTCAMGKALSAMPWNKTANEPTRDSVIASLPAVKA, from the coding sequence ATGAGCAATACCCCGCAGACCGTGATCTCCGAAGACCTCAAGAACTGGATCTCTTCCGGCAAGGAGGTTGTGGTGCTGGACGTGCGTTCCGCCGCCGAGTTCGAAACCCTGCACATCAAGGGCTCCTACAATGTGCCGCTTCCCCTGCTGGCTGAACACACCGATGAGCTTGCCGCCAAGCTGGACACCAAGGTGGTGCTCGTCTGCCAGTCAGGTGTCCGCGCCTCCGAAGCCCGGAAGAACCTGGCCGGAGTCGGCTTCAATGACACCCATGTCCTGGTGGGCGGCGTCCCCGCCTATTCCCAGGCCGGCGGCGAAACCGTTGCCGGTGCCAAGACCTGGGATCTGGAGCGCCAGGTGCGCATGGCGGCCGGTTCCCTGGTGATTGCCGGCCTGGCCGGCGGAAAGTTCCTGTCCCCCCGGCTCCGCACCGTCGCCGGTTTCATCGGCGCCGGGCTGACCTTCTCCGCGGCCACCAACACCTGCGCCATGGGCAAGGCACTGTCTGCGATGCCGTGGAACAAGACGGCCAATGAACCGACCCGCGACTCGGTTATTGCCTCGCTGCCCGCTGTGAAGGCCTAG
- a CDS encoding o-succinylbenzoate synthase gives MRVKFRGILHREALLLPGPAGWGEFSPFPEYDDAEAAPWLAAALEAAGEGYPEPVRTSVPVNGTVPAVGVDQVETVLARFGAVPAVKVKVAERGQTVAEDLARVAEVRRLLPDAGIRVDANGGWDVPTAVAALEALAEAGLEYAEQPVPDIAGLRAVREELARRGVPVLIAADESVRKETDPLRVAREDAADLIVVKVAPLGGVRRALAIVAAAGLPAVVSSALDTSVGIRAGVALAASLPQLPYACGLGTLSLMDGDVTEEPLLPDGGALAVRGVPVSEELLERHAADADVTRWWLDRLARVYAHLPGVSGAQGPTDARQQ, from the coding sequence ATGCGGGTTAAATTCCGCGGCATCCTGCACCGCGAGGCGCTGCTCCTTCCCGGCCCGGCGGGGTGGGGCGAGTTTTCCCCCTTCCCCGAGTACGACGACGCCGAGGCCGCACCCTGGCTCGCCGCCGCCCTGGAAGCGGCGGGGGAGGGCTATCCCGAACCGGTCCGGACCTCGGTGCCGGTCAACGGCACCGTGCCCGCCGTCGGCGTCGACCAGGTGGAAACGGTCCTGGCCCGGTTCGGTGCGGTGCCGGCCGTTAAGGTCAAGGTGGCCGAACGCGGCCAGACGGTGGCCGAGGACCTGGCCCGGGTGGCCGAGGTCCGGCGCCTGCTGCCGGACGCCGGCATTCGGGTGGACGCCAACGGTGGCTGGGACGTACCCACCGCCGTCGCAGCCCTGGAAGCCCTCGCCGAGGCCGGGCTGGAATACGCCGAGCAGCCCGTTCCGGACATTGCCGGGCTGCGTGCGGTGCGCGAAGAACTGGCGCGCCGCGGGGTTCCGGTGCTGATAGCCGCCGACGAAAGCGTACGCAAGGAAACCGATCCGCTGCGGGTGGCCCGGGAAGACGCCGCGGATTTGATCGTGGTCAAGGTGGCCCCGTTGGGCGGAGTGCGCCGGGCACTCGCCATCGTGGCTGCCGCCGGGCTGCCCGCCGTCGTCAGTTCGGCGCTGGACACCTCGGTGGGCATTCGTGCCGGCGTCGCGCTGGCCGCGTCCCTGCCCCAGCTGCCGTATGCGTGCGGACTGGGCACGTTGTCCCTGATGGACGGCGATGTCACGGAGGAACCGCTGCTGCCCGACGGCGGAGCGCTGGCCGTGCGCGGTGTGCCCGTGTCCGAGGAGCTGCTGGAGCGCCATGCCGCCGATGCGGACGTGACCCGGTGGTGGCTGGACCGGCTGGCCCGGGTGTATGCGCACCTTCCGGGCGTTTCTGGCGCTCAGGGGCCCACGGACGCCAGGCAGCAGTAG
- a CDS encoding PhoX family phosphatase — MLGHTRGKRSAVTCALKCDNACSKAVCNTSANSYFRDIVSAEFSRRTALGAGAAGVLGAAVLALSGPATTAAAAPPGRGPKAGRLAFTPIAPVDAAVDSFDVPAGYDWEPLLRWGDPLFADSPEFNFGAQNAAAQARQFGYNNDYLEILRQPNGKKGLLVCNHEYVNPEIMFPAAPASAAEELERRNIFRNAVGMSVVELERSNRGKPWSYVRGAKLNRRITLDTVFELTGPAAGSDLLKTAADPQGRYVSGTLGNCAGGSTPWGTVLSGEENFNGFFRTDGTSAEDKRYGLGSEATAMGWEQEDPRFDARTPETRNEPNRFGYIVELDPEDPESVPRKHTSLGRFKHEGANVIIARNGRAVAYSGDDERFDYLYKFVSKNKYRKNDKRHNMTLLSEGDLYVARFAGNSPESEIDGTGAVPSDGGFDGRGTWLPLVVRGKSAVAGMSVEEVLVYTRLAADKAGATKMDRCEDVEPNPATGHVYVACTNNSNRGVDGKAPVDEANPRRENRDGHIVEIIEARDDATATDFRWNLLMLCGDPAQGDVTYFSGYPRDKVSPISCPDNLAFDSAGNLWISTDGAPSGIGYNDGLFKVGLSGRERGRVEQFLSVPRDGETCGPVIHDEESMVFVAVQHPGEDGSYGAHTSYFPDYVPDGGTPGRGEVRAPRPSVVQVFT, encoded by the coding sequence ATGCTCGGCCATACCCGCGGCAAGCGCAGCGCCGTCACCTGTGCCCTGAAATGTGACAATGCCTGCAGTAAGGCAGTGTGCAACACCTCCGCCAACAGTTACTTCCGGGACATCGTCTCCGCGGAGTTCTCCCGGCGCACCGCACTTGGCGCCGGAGCGGCGGGAGTCTTGGGCGCGGCGGTACTGGCGCTGAGCGGTCCGGCGACGACGGCGGCAGCGGCACCACCCGGCCGCGGGCCGAAGGCGGGGCGCCTGGCCTTCACACCGATCGCACCCGTGGATGCTGCCGTCGACAGCTTCGATGTTCCCGCCGGCTATGACTGGGAACCGCTGCTGCGGTGGGGAGACCCGTTGTTCGCAGATTCCCCCGAGTTCAACTTTGGCGCCCAGAACGCCGCAGCCCAGGCCCGCCAGTTCGGCTACAACAATGACTACTTGGAAATCCTCCGCCAGCCCAACGGCAAAAAGGGCCTGCTCGTCTGCAATCACGAGTACGTCAACCCGGAGATCATGTTCCCGGCGGCCCCGGCTTCAGCCGCTGAGGAACTGGAGCGGCGCAACATCTTCCGCAACGCCGTCGGCATGTCGGTGGTGGAACTGGAACGCAGCAACCGCGGGAAGCCCTGGTCCTACGTCCGCGGCGCCAAGTTGAACCGGCGCATCACCCTGGACACTGTTTTTGAACTCACCGGTCCCGCAGCGGGTTCCGACCTGCTCAAAACGGCAGCTGACCCGCAGGGCCGGTATGTGTCGGGCACGCTGGGCAACTGCGCCGGCGGCAGCACTCCGTGGGGGACCGTGCTCTCCGGCGAGGAAAACTTCAACGGGTTTTTCCGCACCGACGGCACCAGCGCCGAGGACAAGCGGTACGGGCTGGGCAGCGAGGCTACGGCCATGGGCTGGGAACAGGAAGACCCGCGGTTTGACGCCCGCACACCGGAAACCCGGAATGAACCGAACCGGTTCGGCTACATCGTGGAGCTGGACCCCGAGGACCCGGAATCGGTGCCGCGCAAGCACACCAGCCTGGGCCGGTTCAAGCACGAGGGCGCCAACGTCATCATTGCCCGCAACGGCAGGGCTGTTGCGTACTCCGGCGACGACGAGCGCTTTGACTACCTCTACAAGTTTGTCTCGAAGAACAAATACCGGAAGAACGACAAGCGCCACAACATGACCCTGCTCAGCGAAGGGGACCTGTACGTGGCCCGGTTTGCCGGCAATTCACCGGAATCCGAAATTGACGGCACCGGAGCCGTACCCAGCGACGGCGGATTCGACGGTCGGGGCACCTGGCTGCCGCTGGTGGTGCGCGGCAAGTCGGCCGTGGCCGGGATGAGCGTGGAGGAAGTCCTCGTCTACACCCGGCTTGCCGCGGACAAGGCCGGAGCCACCAAGATGGACCGCTGCGAGGACGTGGAGCCAAACCCCGCCACCGGGCACGTGTATGTGGCCTGCACCAACAACTCCAACCGCGGCGTCGACGGCAAGGCACCCGTCGATGAGGCGAACCCGCGGCGCGAGAACCGCGACGGACACATCGTCGAAATCATCGAAGCCCGTGACGACGCGACGGCCACCGACTTCCGCTGGAACCTGCTGATGCTCTGCGGCGATCCCGCCCAGGGTGACGTCACCTATTTCAGCGGCTACCCCCGGGACAAGGTCAGCCCGATTTCCTGCCCCGACAATCTGGCCTTCGATTCGGCCGGCAACCTGTGGATTTCCACCGACGGGGCGCCGTCGGGCATCGGTTACAACGACGGACTCTTCAAAGTGGGGCTGTCCGGGCGGGAGCGCGGCAGGGTGGAACAGTTCCTGTCCGTGCCGCGCGACGGCGAAACCTGCGGACCGGTGATCCACGACGAGGAATCCATGGTGTTCGTGGCCGTGCAGCACCCCGGGGAGGACGGCAGCTACGGCGCGCACACCTCCTACTTTCCCGACTACGTGCCCGACGGCGGAACACCGGGCAGGGGCGAAGTACGGGCCCCGCGACCGTCAGTGGTGCAGGTCTTCACATAG
- a CDS encoding LLM class flavin-dependent oxidoreductase translates to MPDYGRNLLFGSFITPAASPPQHAVELTVTAESSGLDLATFQDHPYQPRFLDTWTLLSYAAARTERITLATNVLNLPLRQPVIVARSAASLDLLSGGRFELGLGAGAFWDAIVAVGGERLEPGDAVTGLGEAIRIIRGVWDEAGRTPLRVDGKIHQVRGAKRGPAPAHDVGIWLGAYKPRMLRLTGQTGDGWVPSLSYLPGGPADLGPMNETIDDAATAAGRNPAVVRRLLNISGTFSATGGGLLQGPPDQWAKELAAMALEHGISGFLLATDSGEDLARFGQEVAPQVRELVAAARGGTPEAGQA, encoded by the coding sequence ATGCCCGACTACGGCCGTAACCTGTTGTTTGGTTCCTTCATAACGCCGGCAGCGTCGCCGCCGCAGCATGCCGTGGAACTGACGGTCACCGCCGAATCTTCGGGGCTGGACCTGGCCACCTTCCAGGACCATCCGTACCAGCCGCGGTTCCTGGACACCTGGACGCTGCTCTCCTACGCCGCTGCCCGCACCGAGCGGATTACCCTGGCCACCAACGTGCTGAACCTGCCGCTGCGCCAGCCCGTTATTGTGGCCCGCAGTGCAGCCAGCCTGGATCTGCTGAGCGGCGGCCGGTTTGAACTCGGGCTCGGCGCCGGAGCGTTTTGGGATGCCATTGTGGCCGTTGGGGGAGAGCGGCTGGAACCGGGAGATGCAGTCACCGGACTTGGCGAAGCGATCCGGATCATCCGGGGCGTCTGGGACGAGGCCGGGCGCACACCGCTGCGGGTGGACGGGAAGATCCACCAGGTGCGTGGCGCCAAGCGCGGGCCGGCGCCCGCGCACGACGTCGGTATCTGGCTCGGCGCCTACAAGCCCCGCATGCTCCGGCTCACGGGGCAAACGGGTGACGGGTGGGTGCCCTCGCTGAGTTACCTGCCGGGCGGCCCCGCCGATTTGGGCCCCATGAACGAGACGATCGACGACGCCGCCACAGCGGCGGGCCGGAACCCCGCCGTCGTGCGCCGGCTGCTGAACATCAGTGGCACCTTCTCCGCCACAGGCGGTGGGCTGCTGCAGGGACCGCCGGACCAGTGGGCGAAGGAACTGGCCGCGATGGCCCTGGAACACGGCATCTCCGGCTTCCTCCTGGCGACCGACAGTGGAGAGGACCTGGCCCGGTTCGGCCAGGAGGTGGCCCCGCAGGTGCGGGAACTGGTGGCCGCTGCCCGGGGTGGAACGCCGGAGGCCGGCCAGGCATAG
- a CDS encoding MBL fold metallo-hydrolase → MTDAAGQDTATWREVAPRVLVHTNPGFGMNTGLVIGDERALIIDTGAGPRQGCAILTAVRERTGLPLIAVNTHAHFDHYFGNAVLAANGVEDIWATSRCAAVIAESGDSQRPAVAEVEAEMAAGEGVHTEIRVPNRLVDGAPVDLDLGGISVTLFHLGRGHTDHDLLVGAGDVLFTGDLVEQGADPSFEDSFPKEWIRTLGKMAALDDLYTHFVPGHGTPVTVDFVTTQMNKMRTAVAVTRSAMDQASVDMTKAIPILPYGPEQSRALLMRLRTLARWKWLKQ, encoded by the coding sequence ATGACCGACGCAGCCGGGCAGGACACCGCAACGTGGCGGGAGGTGGCTCCCCGGGTGCTGGTGCACACCAACCCGGGATTCGGCATGAACACGGGCCTCGTCATCGGCGACGAGCGGGCGCTGATCATTGACACCGGTGCCGGGCCGCGGCAGGGCTGCGCCATCCTCACCGCCGTCCGGGAGCGCACCGGCCTGCCGCTGATCGCGGTCAATACGCACGCGCACTTTGACCATTACTTCGGCAACGCCGTCCTCGCCGCCAACGGCGTGGAGGACATTTGGGCGACCAGCCGCTGCGCCGCCGTCATCGCCGAATCCGGCGATTCCCAGCGTCCCGCCGTCGCGGAAGTGGAAGCTGAGATGGCCGCAGGCGAAGGCGTCCACACCGAGATTCGGGTTCCCAACCGGCTGGTGGACGGTGCCCCCGTGGACCTGGATCTGGGCGGGATCTCCGTGACCCTGTTTCATTTGGGCCGCGGGCACACCGACCATGACCTGCTGGTTGGCGCCGGGGACGTGCTGTTCACCGGAGACCTGGTGGAGCAGGGCGCTGACCCGTCCTTCGAGGATTCCTTCCCCAAGGAGTGGATCCGGACGCTGGGCAAGATGGCGGCACTCGATGATCTCTACACCCACTTTGTGCCCGGCCACGGCACTCCGGTGACCGTGGACTTCGTGACCACGCAGATGAACAAGATGCGCACCGCCGTCGCCGTCACCCGCAGCGCAATGGATCAGGCCTCCGTGGACATGACCAAGGCCATCCCGATCCTGCCGTACGGGCCGGAACAGTCCCGCGCGCTGCTGATGCGGCTGCGCACGCTGGCCCGCTGGAAGTGGCTCAAGCAGTAG
- a CDS encoding HAD family hydrolase, whose translation MTAFDAVIFDWSGTLVHDPPLRDRVAAAGARLGRPDSPEADRICDALARHENDPDIAAAQLEADTSSAKYCAAETLHFDRAGLDEELAESLLHVDEDPAFRPLYPDALPALRRLKEFGCRIAVLSDIHFDIRPLLKEQGAGDLIDDYVLSFEHGVQKPDPRIFELALARLELPAHRVLMVGDRSTHDGAAAECGMATLLLPRLQAFGCRGLSMVENLVQGHGNVQGQGQG comes from the coding sequence ATGACGGCCTTTGACGCAGTGATCTTCGACTGGAGCGGCACCCTGGTGCATGATCCGCCGCTCCGCGACCGGGTGGCAGCCGCCGGAGCGAGGCTGGGACGGCCGGATTCTCCGGAGGCGGACCGGATCTGCGACGCCCTGGCCCGGCATGAAAACGATCCGGACATCGCCGCAGCCCAGCTTGAAGCCGACACCTCCAGCGCCAAGTACTGCGCCGCCGAAACCCTGCACTTTGACCGCGCAGGCCTGGACGAGGAGCTTGCCGAAAGCCTGCTGCACGTGGATGAGGACCCCGCGTTCCGCCCGTTATATCCGGATGCGCTGCCGGCACTGCGGCGGCTGAAGGAGTTCGGGTGCCGCATCGCCGTGCTGAGTGACATTCATTTCGACATCCGTCCGCTGCTTAAGGAACAGGGCGCCGGCGACCTTATTGACGACTACGTGCTCTCCTTCGAACACGGGGTCCAAAAGCCGGATCCCCGGATCTTCGAGTTGGCGCTGGCACGCCTGGAGCTGCCGGCGCACCGGGTACTGATGGTGGGAGACCGGTCAACGCACGACGGCGCTGCGGCGGAATGCGGCATGGCCACGCTGCTGCTTCCCCGGCTTCAGGCATTTGGCTGCCGCGGCCTGTCCATGGTCGAGAATCTGGTCCAGGGACACGGAAACGTCCAGGGGCAGGGGCAGGGGTAG